The Aurantiacibacter gangjinensis genome includes a region encoding these proteins:
- the argJ gene encoding bifunctional glutamate N-acetyltransferase/amino-acid acetyltransferase ArgJ — MDLEPSPLAQPFPDMPQIDGIMLRVARAGYKNWDRADLTFIELAEGTALAGVFTRNVCCSTEVEMGREQVVLGRARALVVNAGNSNAFTGHRGREAVEQIMAQVAAHLDCNPSDVLVSSTGVIGVPLPKDKARDGVAAALTADEVSWEEAALSIGTTDTFAKGATASAMIGDTRVTLNGIIKGSGMIAPDMATMLGYIFTDAAVDPAFLQQCLTAANRRSFSCITVDSDTSTSDTVLAFATGKAGNPLLSSFDDAGADAFMAALDDVCRQLAHLVVRDGEGAQKFITVSVQGAVDDDSARRIGLAVAKSPLVKTAIAGGDANWGRVVMAVGKAGEPADRDKLGIAFAGHWAARDGLPLPDYDEAPVARHLEGREVDLTVDIGIGEGRATVWTCDLTHGYISINADYRS; from the coding sequence ATGGACCTCGAACCCTCCCCCCTCGCCCAGCCTTTTCCCGATATGCCGCAAATCGACGGCATTATGCTGCGCGTTGCGCGCGCGGGCTATAAAAATTGGGACCGTGCCGACCTGACTTTTATTGAACTAGCCGAGGGCACGGCTCTTGCGGGGGTTTTCACGCGCAATGTCTGCTGTTCGACCGAGGTGGAAATGGGCCGCGAACAGGTTGTGCTTGGCCGCGCGCGGGCGCTGGTGGTGAATGCGGGCAATTCCAACGCCTTTACCGGCCATCGCGGGCGCGAGGCGGTGGAACAGATCATGGCGCAGGTCGCCGCGCATCTGGATTGCAACCCGTCCGACGTACTTGTTTCCTCGACGGGCGTGATCGGCGTGCCACTGCCGAAAGACAAAGCCCGTGACGGTGTTGCAGCAGCGCTCACTGCCGATGAGGTTTCGTGGGAGGAGGCAGCTCTAAGTATCGGGACAACCGATACTTTTGCAAAAGGCGCGACCGCCTCTGCCATGATTGGCGATACGCGCGTGACGCTGAACGGCATCATCAAGGGCAGCGGCATGATTGCGCCCGATATGGCGACCATGCTGGGCTACATCTTCACCGATGCAGCGGTCGATCCGGCATTTCTGCAGCAATGCCTTACCGCCGCGAACCGGCGCAGCTTTTCCTGCATCACTGTCGATAGCGATACCTCCACCAGCGACACGGTCTTGGCCTTTGCGACCGGCAAAGCGGGCAATCCGCTGCTCTCCTCTTTCGACGATGCGGGTGCGGATGCCTTCATGGCTGCGCTGGACGATGTGTGCCGCCAACTCGCTCACCTGGTCGTTCGCGACGGCGAGGGCGCGCAGAAATTCATAACCGTCAGCGTCCAGGGCGCTGTGGACGATGACAGCGCGCGCCGCATCGGGCTGGCGGTTGCCAAATCGCCGCTGGTGAAGACCGCGATCGCCGGTGGCGATGCCAATTGGGGCCGCGTGGTTATGGCCGTGGGCAAGGCAGGCGAACCGGCGGACCGCGACAAGCTTGGCATCGCCTTTGCCGGGCATTGGGCGGCGCGCGATGGGCTGCCGCTTCCCGATTACGACGAAGCGCCTGTGGCGCGGCATCTGGAGGGGCGCGAGGTGGATCTGACAGTCGATATCGGCATCGGCGAAGGCCGCGCGACGGTCTGGACCTGCGATCTGACGCACGGCTACATCAGCATCAATGCGGATTATCGCAGCTGA
- a CDS encoding inositol monophosphatase family protein, translated as MATLDRHIQALVERVTRDIILPRYRNLASGDVEDKGGGDPVTVADKESEAALREGLSTLAPGVAFVGEELVHADPATLEHLKGDCWIVDPIDGTRNFASGQPPFGILIARAEGGLAQSGWIYDCLTGRFCIAHRGAGAFVDGARVTARTSGDDMPVAAISLVYMDDAQREAVKQQICPHYSLVDIPYCAAEQYPRLALGQNDVSIFERTLAWDHAAGVLWLEEAGGKAARHDGSAYRVDEWERTGLIGAASPALWEEMAARLQSLA; from the coding sequence ATGGCCACTTTAGACAGACATATTCAGGCCCTAGTCGAGCGCGTCACCCGCGACATCATCCTGCCGCGCTACCGCAATCTTGCCAGCGGCGATGTGGAGGATAAGGGCGGCGGGGATCCGGTGACAGTGGCCGACAAGGAAAGCGAAGCGGCGTTGCGCGAAGGTCTTTCAACGCTAGCGCCCGGCGTCGCATTCGTTGGAGAAGAGCTCGTCCACGCCGATCCGGCTACGCTCGAGCATCTGAAAGGCGATTGCTGGATCGTCGATCCCATCGACGGCACGCGCAATTTTGCCAGCGGACAGCCGCCTTTCGGCATTTTGATCGCTCGCGCCGAGGGAGGTCTCGCGCAAAGCGGCTGGATTTACGATTGCCTGACGGGGCGCTTCTGCATCGCCCATCGCGGCGCAGGTGCCTTTGTCGATGGTGCGCGTGTTACCGCCCGAACATCCGGCGACGACATGCCGGTGGCGGCGATTTCGCTGGTCTATATGGACGATGCCCAGCGAGAGGCGGTGAAACAGCAGATCTGCCCGCACTATTCGCTAGTCGACATCCCCTATTGCGCGGCGGAGCAATATCCGCGGCTCGCGCTGGGGCAGAACGACGTGTCAATCTTCGAGCGCACGCTTGCATGGGACCATGCGGCGGGCGTGCTATGGTTGGAGGAAGCGGGCGGCAAGGCTGCGCGCCATGACGGCTCAGCCTACCGCGTAGACGAATGGGAGCGGACAGGCCTGATCGGCGCGGCCAGCCCCGCCCTGTGGGAGGAAATGGCCGCGCGATTGCAGAGTCTCGCCTAG
- the trxA gene encoding thioredoxin gives MATVNVTDASFQADVLDSDKPVLVDFWAEWCGPCKMIAPALEEISDELSDKVTIAKMDIMENPDVPGKMGVQSIPFLVLFKDGQPVAQQAGAAPKNALKGWLEGQL, from the coding sequence ATGGCCACCGTCAACGTCACCGATGCGAGCTTCCAGGCCGATGTGCTGGATTCCGACAAGCCGGTTCTGGTGGATTTCTGGGCCGAATGGTGCGGCCCGTGCAAGATGATCGCGCCCGCGCTGGAAGAGATTTCGGACGAACTTTCCGACAAAGTCACCATCGCCAAGATGGACATCATGGAAAATCCGGACGTGCCGGGGAAGATGGGCGTGCAGTCCATCCCGTTCCTGGTCCTGTTCAAGGATGGCCAGCCGGTGGCGCAGCAGGCGGGCGCGGCGCCCAAGAACGCGCTGAAGGGCTGGCTGGAAGGACAGCTCTAG